The following are from one region of the Andrena cerasifolii isolate SP2316 chromosome 1, iyAndCera1_principal, whole genome shotgun sequence genome:
- the LOC143378926 gene encoding uncharacterized protein LOC143378926 isoform X3 — MGKIKKRPELFNCSQSHNILRYLMLRDFGLRTVRKTSAQLKSIAETNLVLKNHKELKCDLPGIPRATFLMVFSPDGTKMASTHGNHNVYITEVTSGKNIRTLSGHPRTPWCIAFHPSSSQILASGCLGGQVRVWDLNDGSEVWNAKSQTVIASLAFHPSERLVVIATYNEIHFWDWSQSEPFAVATTRTEKERVRYVAFDNVGRKLITGIANTAEIQSQRDCPPVEQPCSTILRYPGARPQVLNTLPRLRLWDHEITYRNQIPNNCVERASENSDQLLHDRRISALENWLRLNHAIYSACYFMHRDLELFHTGVSSNIDWRFKLPLRKVRFQQHRNSSGNTLSIVQSQYKDEMIMPFRTTGTELSHNAQSTTNLYDPTTIENRDNNFILHSTQSNRNEEIITPADNTIHAHIFNTLQSNSENIGNFSKNLRRRNNDDKVLVNVLYNFKNSSLNHIGKKNYNSTRLIKQRLNLCHKYFINQYDKLIRWYFDIFISRNMVHWEPKLVNIPGTSTLNLKGIHYRSTSTDVAMRKLINALNFSVETNDIRFKRLHQYRRLLLVGFITSLKQQKIRFPHLDFTDILHTSAKYNTFCLKSLNKLREKLQMHMKTSSAPSHTTKQSVKLSILYNTVSDDMEIRRNVELQSKRIRSRIKRSRDKFIVCNTLKKNRNYTDYDSEMNVQYSEWATYTTSKEEPSTSSGLTDRMFQRIQSIEKNHMNQNITQEMGKQFKIKDGEDSILRRRHASCIGNESSSSNEAHMDLLLHNTSIHFTATSDKVFHVTAQTEGRPIETSEILRVKDYLPDNLNNIPHSIITTHRLATNINNSQKFKQEHGNRPRLEILQLQQVYRMWEDFQCQTESSPVSACIQKGNNGEGNKEMDVNFRYMPLIPVRNIPLNSRNETISSFNNVFLKMYEGENNEDDNATSYIHNQPSTSKGITNFGDNYNKNFMNSKDNKSNERAMDIFCSNITTNQSQLQRLRAYELSHILDSLYSPSYNWMNIHQYAVNSINNCTDLIYSNDNSQLLSLSNVVSGISLTSSIKATTAESNFVTSTSSNSASSPCQTAVPNIAYLFNGTADNNINNGGCYNLITSSTYIVSNPSLETASTPITNLYSIQDRHQRLCRKHSRKTYFGHLKPVALHLLNQDSRIQNSRLLNHEENDDNTSDSIEYTNATSNISQETYFQHNINRGRRNFQRNWRYGLLLNRNINNGSNNQSTDLRRQTFNANVEYFLHSEMNSRSSTNFQRFISSHSTTRDTFRRHFFTRQNRLNIEPNETHNNRRVPYREVLSQRQQSSENSQRRRIYNQYTPHRHSVYTGNIGPGVVDGNGGQDPGDNSDDVNFGDQIPGSISSNSLEIQSYRVQAWDFSNGEIPDITNSEKNIIVRECKIHNDASIDISSDGKLLATLLPSSRINVTTTLGVYSLQWNTLGEKIYSTTIDQSVVSVSISPTQQHLLVGLARNIRVPRKPSPMAVIYKLIDKEMPNENEKSSNENDATYHLYKTANIHPGTEELVNNRSNNNLCNLTRHGTHNNSTSVQDLNVREIENDLSIKDKKKSMVLIRELLQNSPESTEYISLNCIRWAPQPGQGLVYATSIGQLNILR, encoded by the exons ATGGGGAAGATCAAGAAGAGACCAGAATTATTTAATTGCAGCCAATCTCACAACATACTGAGATATTTAATGCTCCGGGATTTTGGACTTCGTACTGTACGTAAAACCAGCGCGCAATTAAAATCCATAGCTGAAACAAATCTAGTTTTGAAAAATCACAAGGAGTTG aaatgtgATCTACCTGGAATTCCTAGAGCGACATTTTTAATGGTTTTCAGTCCTGATGG GACTAAAATGGCATCGACTCATGGAAATCACAATGTCTACATTACTGAAGTCACAAGTGGGAAAAATATTCGAACCCTATCTGGTCATCCGCGCACTCCGTGGTGCATCGCATTTCATCCCTCTTCTAGTCAGATATTAGCTTCTGGCTGTTTGGGTGGTCAAGTTCGTGTTTGGGATTTGAAT GATGGCAGTGAAGTGTGGAATGCAAAAAGTCAAACAGTCATAGCATCTCTTGCCTTTCATCCATCTGAAAGGTTAGTTGTTATAGCAACATATAATGAGATACATTTTTGGGATTGGAGTCAATCAGAACCATTTGCAGTAGCAACTACCAgaacagagaaagaaagagtaag GTATGTGGCTTTTGATAATGTGggaagaaaattaattacaggTATTGCAAATACTGCAGAAATACAATCGCAAAGGGATTGTCCTCCTGTTGAACAACCGTGCAGCACTATATTAAG ATATCCCGGTGCTAGGCCACAAGTCTTAAATACATTACCGAGGCTTCGCTTATGGGATCATGAAATAACATATAGAAATCAAATACCAAATAATTGTGTCGAAAGAGCTTCTGAAAATTCGGATCAATTGTTGCATGACAGACGCATTTCAGCGTTAGAAAATTGGTTAAGATTAAATCATGCTATTTACAGTGCTTGCTATTTTATGCACCGAGATCTCGAGCTATTCCATACAGGCGTTAGCAGTAATATAGATTGGAGATTTAAGTTACCATTAAGGAAAGTCCGTTTTCAACAGCACAGAAATTCTTCTGGAAATACATTGTCAATAGTACAATCACAGTATAAGGATGAAATGATTATGCCATTCAGAACTACTGGAACAGAACTTTCACATAATGCTCAATCAACAACGAACTTATACGACCCTACAACTATCGAAAATCGcgataataattttatattacataGCACCCAATCAAATAGGAATGAGGAAATCATTACTCCAGCAGACAATACAATACACGCTCACATTTTTAATACTTTACAAAGTAATTCAGAAAATATAGGCAATTTTAGTAAGAATTTGAGACGCCGTAATAATGACGATAAAGTATTAGTAAATGtactgtataattttaaaaattcgagtTTAAACCATATTGggaaaaagaattataattccACGCGCCTAATAAAGCAAAGATTaaatttatgtcacaaatactTCATTAATCAGTATGACAAACTTATCAGATGGTATTTTGACATATTTATAAGTCGAAACATG GTTCACTGGGAACCTAAGTTAGTAAACATACCTGGAACATCAACGTTAAATTTGAAAGGAATACATTATAGAAGTACGTCAACCGATGTAGCGATGCGGAAATTGATAAACGCATTGAATTTTAGTGTTGAGACAAATGATATAAGATTCAAAAGGTTACACCAGTATCGACGGTTGTTATTAGTGGGATTTATTACGAGTTTAAAGCAACAGAAAATTAGATTCCCACATCTGGACTTCACAGATATTTTACACACGTCAGCAAAGTATAATACATTTTGtttgaaaagtttaaataaattgCGTGAAAAATTACAAATGCATATGAAAACGTCATCAGCACCTTCGCATACGACGAAGCAAAGTGTTAAATTATCGATACTGTACAATACTGTGAGTGACGATATGGAAATACGCAGGAACGTGGAGTTGCAAAGTAAAAGAATAAGATCCAGAATTAAAAGATCTAGAGATAAATTTATTGTGTGTaacactttgaaaaaaaatcggaattacACGGATTATGATTCTGAAATGAACGTACAATATTCTGAATGGGCTACATATACAACAAGCAAAGAAGAGCCTAGTACTAGTTCAGGCTTAACAGATAGAATGTTTCAAAGGATCCAGTCTATTGAAA AAAACCATATGAACCAAAATATTACACAAGAGAtgggaaaacaatttaaaataaaggaCGGAGAGGATAGCATCCTAAGACGGAGACATGCATCTTGTATTG GAAACGAGTCCTCTTCAAGTAATGAAGCACACATGGACTTACTACTGCATAATACTTCGATTCATTTTACTGCCACATCtgataaagtatttcatgtaACTGCACAAACTGAAGGAAGACCAATTGAGACTTCAGAAATATTAAGAGTAAAGGATTATTTACCTgataatttgaataatataccACATAGTATCATTACAACTCACAGATTGGCAACGAATATTAATAATTCACAGAAATTTAAGCAAGAACATGGAAACCG ACCGAGGTTGGAAATATTGCAACTGCAACAAGTATATAGAATGTGGGAAGACTTTCAGTGTCAAACTGAATCATCTCCCGTATCCGCTTGCATACAAAAAGGAAACAATGGTGaaggaaataaagaaatggaCGTTAATTTTCGTTATATGCCACTGATACCTGTAAGAAATATTCCGCTAAATTCACGAAATGAAACGATTAGCAGTTTTAACAACGTGTTTTTGAAAATGTATGAAGGAGAAAATAATGAAGATGATAATGCAACATCTTATATACACAATCAGCCATCAACATCAAAAGGAATTACCAATTTCGGggataattataataaaaattttatgaatTCAAAAGATAATAAATCTAATGAAAGGGCGATGGATATATTCTGTTCAAATATTACAACTAATCAATCACAATTACAACGATTGCGAGCGTATGAGTTATCACACATACTTGATAGTTTATACTCGCCATCCTATAACTGGATGAATATACACCAATATGCTGTAAattctataaataattgtacTGATCTCATTTACTCAAATGACAATTCCCAGCTACTAAGCCTATCTAATGTGGTTTCGGGTATAAGTTTAACTTCCAGCATTAAGGCAACCACTGCTGAATCAAACTTTGTTACAAGCACGTCTAGTAATTCTGCATCAAGTCCATGCCAAACGGCAGTTCCAAATATCGCATATTTATTTAATGGGACAgcggataataatattaataacggTGGCTGCTACAATTTAATCACAAGTTCAACCTATATTGTTTCAAATCCAAGTTTGGAAACTGCATCCACACCGATAACAAACCTATATTCCATTCAGGATAGACATCAAAGACTATGTAGGAAGCATAGTAGAAAAACCTACTTTGG GCATTTAAAGCCGGTTGCTCTACATCTCCTGAATCAAGATTCCAGAATTCAAAATAGCAGGCTCTTAAATCACGAAGAAAATGATGATAACACATCTGATAGCATTGAATACACTAATGCTACTAGCAACATTTCCCAAGAAACGTATTTTCAGCATAATATTAATAGAGGAAGGAGAAACTTCCAAAGAAACTGGAGATATGGATTACTTCTTAATAGAAACATCAATAATGGATCAAACAATCAGAGTACTGATCTTAGAAGACAGACATTCAATGCAAATGTAGAATACTTTCTTCACAGCGAAATGAATTCGAGGTCTTCAACAAATTTTCagagatttatttcatctcattCAACTACACGTGACACTTTTAGAAGACACTTTTTCACTCgacaaaatcgtttaaataTTGAACCAAACGAAACACATAATAATCGACGAGTTCCATACAGAGAAGTGTTGTCTCAGAGACAACAGTCATCTGAAAACTCTCAAAGGAGACGTATATATAACCAGTATACACCCCACCGCCATTCTGTATATACCGGTAACATAGGACCAGGGGTAGTGGATGGAAATGGTGGCCAGGATCCTGGAGATAATAGTGATGATGTAAATTTCGGAG ATCAAATACCAGGGAGCATATCTAGTAACTCGTTAGAAATTCAAAGTTACCGAGTACAAGCATGGGATTTTTCTAATGGCGAAATACCTGATATTACCAATT CTGAAAAGAACATTATTGTACGTGAGTGTAAGATCCACAATGATGCCAGTATAGACATATCATCAGATGGAAAATTACTGGCAACTCTACTCCCATCAAGCCGAATTAATGTGACAACTACATTAG GTGTTTACAGCTTGCAATGGAACACTTtgggagaaaaaatttattcaaccaCAATAGATCAGTCAGTGGTCTCTGTATCAATTTCACCAACACAGCAGCACCTTTTAGTAGGTCTTGCAAGGAATATTCGTGTGCCAAGAAAACCTTCCCCCATGGCTGTGATTTACAAACTAATAGATAAGGAAATGCCAAATGAGAACGAGAAGTCATCGAATGAGAATGATGCAACATATCATTTGTACAAAACAGCAAATATTCATCCCGGAACTGAGGAACTTGTGAATAACAGAAGCAACAATAATTTATGTAATCTAACACGGCATGGCACTCACAATAATAGTACCTCTGTGCAAGATTTAAATGTTCGTGAAATAGAAAATGATTTAAGTATTAAAGATAAGAAGAAGAGTATGGTGCTTATTAGAGAATTATTACAAAATAGTCCAGAATCTACTGAATACATAAGTTTAAATTGCATCAGGTGGGCACCACAGCCAGGACAGGGATTAGTTTATGCCACTAGCATTGGACAGTTGAATATTCTTCGTTAA
- the LOC143378926 gene encoding uncharacterized protein LOC143378926 isoform X1, with translation MGKIKKRPELFNCSQSHNILRYLMLRDFGLRTVRKTSAQLKSIAETNLVLKNHKELKCDLPGIPRATFLMVFSPDGTKMASTHGNHNVYITEVTSGKNIRTLSGHPRTPWCIAFHPSSSQILASGCLGGQVRVWDLNDGSEVWNAKSQTVIASLAFHPSERLVVIATYNEIHFWDWSQSEPFAVATTRTEKERVRYVAFDNVGRKLITGIANTAEIQSQRDCPPVEQPCSTILRYPGARPQVLNTLPRLRLWDHEITYRNQIPNNCVERASENSDQLLHDRRISALENWLRLNHAIYSACYFMHRDLELFHTGVSSNIDWRFKLPLRKVRFQQHRNSSGNTLSIVQSQYKDEMIMPFRTTGTELSHNAQSTTNLYDPTTIENRDNNFILHSTQSNRNEEIITPADNTIHAHIFNTLQSNSENIGNFSKNLRRRNNDDKVLVNVLYNFKNSSLNHIGKKNYNSTRLIKQRLNLCHKYFINQYDKLIRWYFDIFISRNMVHWEPKLVNIPGTSTLNLKGIHYRSTSTDVAMRKLINALNFSVETNDIRFKRLHQYRRLLLVGFITSLKQQKIRFPHLDFTDILHTSAKYNTFCLKSLNKLREKLQMHMKTSSAPSHTTKQSVKLSILYNTVSDDMEIRRNVELQSKRIRSRIKRSRDKFIVCNTLKKNRNYTDYDSEMNVQYSEWATYTTSKEEPSTSSGLTDRMFQRIQSIESEHSNTNNESISNYNAKSIKDRWDILENHMNQNITQEMGKQFKIKDGEDSILRRRHASCIGNESSSSNEAHMDLLLHNTSIHFTATSDKVFHVTAQTEGRPIETSEILRVKDYLPDNLNNIPHSIITTHRLATNINNSQKFKQEHGNRPRLEILQLQQVYRMWEDFQCQTESSPVSACIQKGNNGEGNKEMDVNFRYMPLIPVRNIPLNSRNETISSFNNVFLKMYEGENNEDDNATSYIHNQPSTSKGITNFGDNYNKNFMNSKDNKSNERAMDIFCSNITTNQSQLQRLRAYELSHILDSLYSPSYNWMNIHQYAVNSINNCTDLIYSNDNSQLLSLSNVVSGISLTSSIKATTAESNFVTSTSSNSASSPCQTAVPNIAYLFNGTADNNINNGGCYNLITSSTYIVSNPSLETASTPITNLYSIQDRHQRLCRKHSRKTYFGHLKPVALHLLNQDSRIQNSRLLNHEENDDNTSDSIEYTNATSNISQETYFQHNINRGRRNFQRNWRYGLLLNRNINNGSNNQSTDLRRQTFNANVEYFLHSEMNSRSSTNFQRFISSHSTTRDTFRRHFFTRQNRLNIEPNETHNNRRVPYREVLSQRQQSSENSQRRRIYNQYTPHRHSVYTGNIGPGVVDGNGGQDPGDNSDDVNFGDQIPGSISSNSLEIQSYRVQAWDFSNGEIPDITNSEKNIIVRECKIHNDASIDISSDGKLLATLLPSSRINVTTTLGVYSLQWNTLGEKIYSTTIDQSVVSVSISPTQQHLLVGLARNIRVPRKPSPMAVIYKLIDKEMPNENEKSSNENDATYHLYKTANIHPGTEELVNNRSNNNLCNLTRHGTHNNSTSVQDLNVREIENDLSIKDKKKSMVLIRELLQNSPESTEYISLNCIRWAPQPGQGLVYATSIGQLNILR, from the exons ATGGGGAAGATCAAGAAGAGACCAGAATTATTTAATTGCAGCCAATCTCACAACATACTGAGATATTTAATGCTCCGGGATTTTGGACTTCGTACTGTACGTAAAACCAGCGCGCAATTAAAATCCATAGCTGAAACAAATCTAGTTTTGAAAAATCACAAGGAGTTG aaatgtgATCTACCTGGAATTCCTAGAGCGACATTTTTAATGGTTTTCAGTCCTGATGG GACTAAAATGGCATCGACTCATGGAAATCACAATGTCTACATTACTGAAGTCACAAGTGGGAAAAATATTCGAACCCTATCTGGTCATCCGCGCACTCCGTGGTGCATCGCATTTCATCCCTCTTCTAGTCAGATATTAGCTTCTGGCTGTTTGGGTGGTCAAGTTCGTGTTTGGGATTTGAAT GATGGCAGTGAAGTGTGGAATGCAAAAAGTCAAACAGTCATAGCATCTCTTGCCTTTCATCCATCTGAAAGGTTAGTTGTTATAGCAACATATAATGAGATACATTTTTGGGATTGGAGTCAATCAGAACCATTTGCAGTAGCAACTACCAgaacagagaaagaaagagtaag GTATGTGGCTTTTGATAATGTGggaagaaaattaattacaggTATTGCAAATACTGCAGAAATACAATCGCAAAGGGATTGTCCTCCTGTTGAACAACCGTGCAGCACTATATTAAG ATATCCCGGTGCTAGGCCACAAGTCTTAAATACATTACCGAGGCTTCGCTTATGGGATCATGAAATAACATATAGAAATCAAATACCAAATAATTGTGTCGAAAGAGCTTCTGAAAATTCGGATCAATTGTTGCATGACAGACGCATTTCAGCGTTAGAAAATTGGTTAAGATTAAATCATGCTATTTACAGTGCTTGCTATTTTATGCACCGAGATCTCGAGCTATTCCATACAGGCGTTAGCAGTAATATAGATTGGAGATTTAAGTTACCATTAAGGAAAGTCCGTTTTCAACAGCACAGAAATTCTTCTGGAAATACATTGTCAATAGTACAATCACAGTATAAGGATGAAATGATTATGCCATTCAGAACTACTGGAACAGAACTTTCACATAATGCTCAATCAACAACGAACTTATACGACCCTACAACTATCGAAAATCGcgataataattttatattacataGCACCCAATCAAATAGGAATGAGGAAATCATTACTCCAGCAGACAATACAATACACGCTCACATTTTTAATACTTTACAAAGTAATTCAGAAAATATAGGCAATTTTAGTAAGAATTTGAGACGCCGTAATAATGACGATAAAGTATTAGTAAATGtactgtataattttaaaaattcgagtTTAAACCATATTGggaaaaagaattataattccACGCGCCTAATAAAGCAAAGATTaaatttatgtcacaaatactTCATTAATCAGTATGACAAACTTATCAGATGGTATTTTGACATATTTATAAGTCGAAACATG GTTCACTGGGAACCTAAGTTAGTAAACATACCTGGAACATCAACGTTAAATTTGAAAGGAATACATTATAGAAGTACGTCAACCGATGTAGCGATGCGGAAATTGATAAACGCATTGAATTTTAGTGTTGAGACAAATGATATAAGATTCAAAAGGTTACACCAGTATCGACGGTTGTTATTAGTGGGATTTATTACGAGTTTAAAGCAACAGAAAATTAGATTCCCACATCTGGACTTCACAGATATTTTACACACGTCAGCAAAGTATAATACATTTTGtttgaaaagtttaaataaattgCGTGAAAAATTACAAATGCATATGAAAACGTCATCAGCACCTTCGCATACGACGAAGCAAAGTGTTAAATTATCGATACTGTACAATACTGTGAGTGACGATATGGAAATACGCAGGAACGTGGAGTTGCAAAGTAAAAGAATAAGATCCAGAATTAAAAGATCTAGAGATAAATTTATTGTGTGTaacactttgaaaaaaaatcggaattacACGGATTATGATTCTGAAATGAACGTACAATATTCTGAATGGGCTACATATACAACAAGCAAAGAAGAGCCTAGTACTAGTTCAGGCTTAACAGATAGAATGTTTCAAAGGATCCAGTCTATTGAAAGTGAGCATTCTAATACTAATAATGAATCTATAAGCAACTACAATGCAAAATCCATTAAAGACAGATGGGATATTTTAGAAAACCATATGAACCAAAATATTACACAAGAGAtgggaaaacaatttaaaataaaggaCGGAGAGGATAGCATCCTAAGACGGAGACATGCATCTTGTATTG GAAACGAGTCCTCTTCAAGTAATGAAGCACACATGGACTTACTACTGCATAATACTTCGATTCATTTTACTGCCACATCtgataaagtatttcatgtaACTGCACAAACTGAAGGAAGACCAATTGAGACTTCAGAAATATTAAGAGTAAAGGATTATTTACCTgataatttgaataatataccACATAGTATCATTACAACTCACAGATTGGCAACGAATATTAATAATTCACAGAAATTTAAGCAAGAACATGGAAACCG ACCGAGGTTGGAAATATTGCAACTGCAACAAGTATATAGAATGTGGGAAGACTTTCAGTGTCAAACTGAATCATCTCCCGTATCCGCTTGCATACAAAAAGGAAACAATGGTGaaggaaataaagaaatggaCGTTAATTTTCGTTATATGCCACTGATACCTGTAAGAAATATTCCGCTAAATTCACGAAATGAAACGATTAGCAGTTTTAACAACGTGTTTTTGAAAATGTATGAAGGAGAAAATAATGAAGATGATAATGCAACATCTTATATACACAATCAGCCATCAACATCAAAAGGAATTACCAATTTCGGggataattataataaaaattttatgaatTCAAAAGATAATAAATCTAATGAAAGGGCGATGGATATATTCTGTTCAAATATTACAACTAATCAATCACAATTACAACGATTGCGAGCGTATGAGTTATCACACATACTTGATAGTTTATACTCGCCATCCTATAACTGGATGAATATACACCAATATGCTGTAAattctataaataattgtacTGATCTCATTTACTCAAATGACAATTCCCAGCTACTAAGCCTATCTAATGTGGTTTCGGGTATAAGTTTAACTTCCAGCATTAAGGCAACCACTGCTGAATCAAACTTTGTTACAAGCACGTCTAGTAATTCTGCATCAAGTCCATGCCAAACGGCAGTTCCAAATATCGCATATTTATTTAATGGGACAgcggataataatattaataacggTGGCTGCTACAATTTAATCACAAGTTCAACCTATATTGTTTCAAATCCAAGTTTGGAAACTGCATCCACACCGATAACAAACCTATATTCCATTCAGGATAGACATCAAAGACTATGTAGGAAGCATAGTAGAAAAACCTACTTTGG GCATTTAAAGCCGGTTGCTCTACATCTCCTGAATCAAGATTCCAGAATTCAAAATAGCAGGCTCTTAAATCACGAAGAAAATGATGATAACACATCTGATAGCATTGAATACACTAATGCTACTAGCAACATTTCCCAAGAAACGTATTTTCAGCATAATATTAATAGAGGAAGGAGAAACTTCCAAAGAAACTGGAGATATGGATTACTTCTTAATAGAAACATCAATAATGGATCAAACAATCAGAGTACTGATCTTAGAAGACAGACATTCAATGCAAATGTAGAATACTTTCTTCACAGCGAAATGAATTCGAGGTCTTCAACAAATTTTCagagatttatttcatctcattCAACTACACGTGACACTTTTAGAAGACACTTTTTCACTCgacaaaatcgtttaaataTTGAACCAAACGAAACACATAATAATCGACGAGTTCCATACAGAGAAGTGTTGTCTCAGAGACAACAGTCATCTGAAAACTCTCAAAGGAGACGTATATATAACCAGTATACACCCCACCGCCATTCTGTATATACCGGTAACATAGGACCAGGGGTAGTGGATGGAAATGGTGGCCAGGATCCTGGAGATAATAGTGATGATGTAAATTTCGGAG ATCAAATACCAGGGAGCATATCTAGTAACTCGTTAGAAATTCAAAGTTACCGAGTACAAGCATGGGATTTTTCTAATGGCGAAATACCTGATATTACCAATT CTGAAAAGAACATTATTGTACGTGAGTGTAAGATCCACAATGATGCCAGTATAGACATATCATCAGATGGAAAATTACTGGCAACTCTACTCCCATCAAGCCGAATTAATGTGACAACTACATTAG GTGTTTACAGCTTGCAATGGAACACTTtgggagaaaaaatttattcaaccaCAATAGATCAGTCAGTGGTCTCTGTATCAATTTCACCAACACAGCAGCACCTTTTAGTAGGTCTTGCAAGGAATATTCGTGTGCCAAGAAAACCTTCCCCCATGGCTGTGATTTACAAACTAATAGATAAGGAAATGCCAAATGAGAACGAGAAGTCATCGAATGAGAATGATGCAACATATCATTTGTACAAAACAGCAAATATTCATCCCGGAACTGAGGAACTTGTGAATAACAGAAGCAACAATAATTTATGTAATCTAACACGGCATGGCACTCACAATAATAGTACCTCTGTGCAAGATTTAAATGTTCGTGAAATAGAAAATGATTTAAGTATTAAAGATAAGAAGAAGAGTATGGTGCTTATTAGAGAATTATTACAAAATAGTCCAGAATCTACTGAATACATAAGTTTAAATTGCATCAGGTGGGCACCACAGCCAGGACAGGGATTAGTTTATGCCACTAGCATTGGACAGTTGAATATTCTTCGTTAA